One region of Polaribacter pectinis genomic DNA includes:
- a CDS encoding type IA DNA topoisomerase, translating to MKVCIAEKPSVAREIANILGANTKRDGFYEGNGYAVTYTFGHLCTLLEPKDYKPHWKSWDLNNLPMLPERFDTKVTGDAGIKKQFNIVKSLFEKADVVINCGDAGTEGELIQRWVINQCNYKGKVERLWISSLTEEAIKEGFNNLKPAEQYDNLYYAGFSRAIGDWLLGLNATRLYTVKFGGYKQVLSVGRVQTPTLAMLVTRFEEIRDFKPQPYWELQTTYRNTLFNYEDGRFLKQEDGQVLADKVAQSDFEIVSVTKKKGKEYAPKLFDLTGLQVYCNNKFGFSADETLKMVQKLYEMKVVTYPRVDTTFLPNDVYPKIGGILSKLTNYSELTQPLLGKKIKKSKRVFDDKKVTDHHAIIPTGIQGNLQYNQQQVYDIITRRFIGVFYPDSDVSNTSVIGKASDVPFKTTGKEILTKGWRVAFETEESKAKKELNAQAILPSFVKGEKGPHEPSFLEKETKPPRNFTEASLLRAMETAGKQVDDDEMRELMKENGIGRPSTRASIIETLFRRKYIERKKKLVLPTQTGIDLINIIDNELLKSAELTGRWEKRLKEIERGEFNAGTFINNMKKMVDELVYEVRSNTSKKRISSNATAKEEKQTTNSKTKKPAKSKQVAGKTCPKCKKGQLLKGSSAFGCSEYKNNCDLKIPFEVYGKKISENQLIRLIDKGCTTNLKGFKTDAGKVDGLIRFDEHFALKLEPKKEISKPINSTSDKIACPKCKKGTILKGKTAYGCSDYKMGCDFVFTFDNIKKIANGKPLTKELVIEILSS from the coding sequence TTGAAAGTCTGTATTGCCGAAAAACCATCTGTAGCAAGAGAAATTGCTAATATTCTGGGAGCCAACACAAAACGTGATGGTTTCTACGAAGGAAATGGCTATGCTGTAACCTACACTTTCGGGCATTTATGCACACTTTTAGAACCTAAAGATTACAAACCACATTGGAAAAGTTGGGATTTGAACAACTTACCCATGCTTCCAGAACGTTTTGATACAAAAGTTACTGGAGATGCAGGAATTAAAAAACAATTTAATATTGTAAAAAGTTTATTTGAAAAAGCAGATGTTGTAATTAATTGTGGGGATGCAGGAACAGAAGGAGAATTAATTCAGCGTTGGGTAATTAACCAGTGTAATTACAAAGGAAAAGTAGAACGTTTATGGATTTCGTCTTTAACTGAAGAAGCCATAAAAGAAGGTTTCAACAATTTAAAACCTGCTGAACAATATGATAATCTCTATTATGCAGGATTTTCTAGAGCTATTGGAGATTGGCTTTTAGGTTTAAATGCAACTCGTTTATACACCGTAAAATTTGGCGGTTACAAGCAAGTTTTATCCGTTGGAAGAGTGCAAACTCCTACCCTTGCAATGTTGGTAACTCGTTTTGAGGAAATTCGAGATTTTAAACCACAACCTTATTGGGAATTGCAAACCACGTACAGAAATACACTTTTTAATTATGAAGATGGTCGTTTTCTGAAACAAGAAGATGGACAAGTTTTAGCAGATAAAGTAGCACAATCTGACTTTGAAATTGTTTCTGTTACCAAAAAGAAAGGTAAAGAATACGCTCCTAAATTGTTCGATTTAACAGGTTTACAGGTATATTGTAATAATAAATTCGGATTTTCTGCGGATGAAACACTAAAAATGGTTCAGAAGTTATATGAGATGAAAGTAGTTACTTACCCAAGAGTTGATACTACTTTTTTACCAAATGATGTATATCCGAAAATTGGCGGAATTTTGTCAAAACTGACAAATTATAGCGAATTAACGCAACCACTTTTAGGAAAGAAAATAAAGAAATCGAAACGTGTTTTTGATGATAAAAAAGTTACAGATCACCATGCAATTATTCCGACAGGAATTCAGGGCAATTTGCAATACAATCAGCAACAAGTTTATGACATAATTACCAGAAGATTTATTGGTGTTTTTTATCCAGATTCTGATGTTTCTAATACTTCTGTAATTGGAAAAGCTTCTGATGTTCCTTTTAAAACAACTGGAAAAGAAATTTTAACCAAAGGTTGGCGAGTTGCTTTTGAAACGGAAGAAAGTAAGGCAAAAAAAGAATTAAACGCTCAAGCTATTTTACCTTCTTTTGTAAAAGGCGAAAAAGGACCACATGAACCATCCTTTTTAGAAAAAGAAACAAAACCACCAAGAAATTTTACAGAAGCAAGTTTATTACGCGCCATGGAAACTGCAGGAAAGCAAGTAGATGATGATGAAATGCGCGAATTAATGAAAGAAAACGGAATTGGAAGACCTTCTACGCGTGCAAGTATTATTGAAACTTTATTCAGAAGAAAATATATAGAACGTAAGAAAAAGCTCGTTTTACCAACGCAAACAGGCATCGATTTAATTAATATTATTGATAACGAATTATTAAAATCTGCTGAATTAACGGGTCGTTGGGAAAAACGTTTAAAAGAAATTGAACGTGGAGAATTCAATGCTGGGACTTTCATAAATAATATGAAAAAAATGGTAGATGAATTGGTGTATGAAGTCCGTTCTAATACTTCTAAAAAGCGAATTTCTTCTAACGCAACTGCAAAGGAAGAAAAACAAACTACCAATTCAAAAACAAAAAAACCTGCAAAATCAAAACAAGTTGCTGGAAAAACCTGTCCGAAATGTAAAAAAGGGCAATTATTAAAAGGATCTTCTGCTTTTGGTTGTTCTGAATATAAAAATAATTGCGATTTAAAAATTCCGTTTGAAGTTTACGGAAAAAAGATTTCTGAAAATCAGTTAATTCGTTTGATTGATAAAGGTTGTACAACCAACTTAAAAGGTTTTAAAACCGATGCTGGTAAAGTAGATGGTTTAATTCGTTTTGATGAGCATTTTGCTTTAAAACTAGAACCTAAAAAAGAAATATCAAAACCTATAAATTCTACTTCAGATAAAATTGCATGTCCAAAATGTAAAAAAGGAACCATTTTAAAAGGAAAAACTGCTTATGGTTGTTCAGATTATAAAATGGGATGTGATTTTGTTTTTACGTTTGATAATATTAAGAAAATTGCCAATGGTAAACCTTTGACAAAGGAGTTGGTTATTGAGATTCTAAGTAGTTAA
- a CDS encoding NAD(P)H-binding protein, whose translation MGKTAIVLGATGLTGGILLEKLLADKNYSTIKLFSRSSVKVKSEKIEEFIVDLLQLEKSAKDFTADEVYCCIGTTASKTKDKEKYKKIDYGIPVTAAKLSKKNGIETFVVMSSMGANSNSSVFYNKTKGEMERDVLKQNIKHTFILRPSLIGGNRDESRVGEKIGKIFMTIFNPLFIGPLKKYKMIHPEIIANCMKILANNPKNESIISSDKILLIANSK comes from the coding sequence ATGGGTAAAACTGCAATTGTTTTAGGAGCAACAGGTTTAACAGGAGGAATTCTATTAGAAAAACTTTTAGCTGATAAAAATTACTCAACAATTAAACTATTTTCAAGAAGTTCTGTTAAAGTAAAATCTGAAAAAATAGAAGAATTTATTGTAGATTTATTACAATTAGAAAAGTCTGCAAAAGATTTTACTGCAGATGAAGTTTACTGTTGTATTGGTACTACAGCTTCAAAAACCAAGGATAAAGAAAAGTATAAAAAAATAGATTACGGAATTCCAGTAACTGCTGCTAAACTCTCCAAAAAAAATGGTATAGAAACATTTGTGGTAATGTCTTCAATGGGAGCAAACTCCAATAGTTCAGTTTTTTACAACAAAACAAAAGGAGAAATGGAGCGAGATGTTTTAAAGCAAAATATTAAACACACATTTATTTTAAGACCTTCTTTAATTGGCGGAAATCGTGATGAAAGTAGAGTAGGAGAAAAAATTGGAAAGATATTTATGACCATTTTTAATCCGTTATTTATAGGACCATTAAAGAAATACAAAATGATTCATCCAGAAATAATTGCCAATTGTATGAAAATACTTGCAAACAACCCTAAAAATGAATCTATCATTAGTTCAGATAAAATTTTATTAATTGCTAATTCTAAATAA
- a CDS encoding aminopeptidase P family protein, with translation MKSFRFLFILLFTISFSGFSQTPTDFLSKEFHKSRRDALRAKMPANSVAVVFANPIRNRANDVDFVFHQDPNFYYLTGYREPNGVLVLFSDNQTDENGVSYNEILYVQKKDEKAEQWNGKRLGIEGAKNELGFKKVMNAEEFVSTNINFKNFDRVLIEKFSDDYRNSTRNTAEVYDLVVAFKENSGFNPNNFLSPVKKQVYELVKATPIENSANVAQIIGRALAYDPSLKNDEDLMKYKNATDSKIKKELQQKISLKLEAKTNIDVTFLSSNLAALREVKTAEELKLLTKAVRISAVGQVEVMKAMKPHMSETELQGIHEFVYKKYGAEHEGYPSIVGAGNNGCILHYIENNKTKVGNDLVLMDLGAEYRGYTADVTRTIPANGKFTKEQKEIYDIVYAAQEAGIAESKVGNSFNAPNTACRKVINEGLLKLGIIKTLDEKHPYLPHGVTHYIGLDVHDAGTYGAFVANSVITVEPGIYIPEGSNCDEKYWGIAVRIEDDILITENGPINLSGEAPRKSDEIEKMMKKKSILDEFILPDLDK, from the coding sequence ATGAAAAGTTTCAGATTTTTATTTATCCTTTTATTTACAATTTCTTTCAGTGGATTTTCACAAACTCCAACTGATTTTTTATCTAAAGAATTTCATAAAAGTAGAAGAGATGCATTAAGAGCGAAAATGCCAGCAAATTCTGTAGCAGTAGTATTTGCAAACCCAATAAGAAATAGAGCCAATGATGTAGATTTTGTATTTCATCAAGATCCAAATTTTTATTATTTAACAGGTTATAGAGAACCAAATGGTGTTCTAGTACTATTTTCTGATAATCAAACAGATGAAAACGGAGTTTCTTATAATGAAATTTTATATGTTCAGAAAAAAGATGAAAAAGCAGAGCAATGGAATGGAAAACGTTTAGGAATTGAAGGAGCTAAAAATGAATTAGGCTTTAAAAAAGTAATGAATGCTGAAGAGTTTGTAAGTACAAACATCAATTTTAAAAATTTTGACAGAGTTTTAATCGAAAAATTTAGTGATGATTATAGAAACTCTACAAGAAACACTGCAGAAGTTTACGATTTAGTAGTCGCTTTTAAAGAGAATTCAGGTTTTAATCCTAATAACTTTTTATCACCAGTAAAAAAGCAAGTTTATGAATTGGTAAAAGCTACTCCAATTGAAAACAGCGCAAATGTTGCTCAAATAATTGGTAGAGCCTTGGCTTATGATCCTTCATTAAAAAATGATGAAGATTTAATGAAATATAAAAATGCTACTGATAGTAAAATTAAAAAAGAATTACAGCAGAAAATTTCTTTAAAATTAGAAGCAAAAACTAATATAGATGTTACTTTTTTATCAAGTAATTTAGCAGCGTTAAGAGAAGTAAAAACTGCAGAAGAATTAAAATTGTTAACCAAAGCAGTTCGTATTTCTGCAGTTGGTCAAGTAGAAGTTATGAAAGCCATGAAACCTCATATGTCTGAAACTGAATTACAAGGAATTCATGAATTTGTCTACAAAAAATATGGCGCAGAACATGAAGGATATCCTTCAATTGTTGGTGCAGGTAATAACGGTTGTATTTTACATTATATAGAAAACAACAAAACTAAAGTTGGTAACGATTTGGTTTTAATGGATTTAGGAGCAGAGTATAGAGGTTACACAGCAGATGTTACACGAACAATTCCAGCAAACGGAAAGTTTACAAAAGAACAAAAAGAAATTTACGATATTGTTTATGCCGCACAAGAAGCTGGTATTGCAGAAAGCAAAGTAGGCAATAGTTTTAATGCGCCAAATACTGCTTGTAGAAAAGTGATAAATGAAGGTTTACTAAAATTAGGAATTATAAAAACTTTGGACGAAAAACACCCTTATTTACCTCATGGTGTTACACATTATATTGGTTTAGATGTTCATGATGCAGGAACTTATGGTGCTTTTGTAGCCAATTCTGTAATTACTGTAGAACCTGGAATTTATATTCCAGAAGGTAGTAATTGTGACGAAAAATATTGGGGAATTGCAGTTAGAATCGAAGACGATATTTTAATCACAGAAAATGGCCCAATTAATTTATCTGGCGAGGCTCCAAGAAAATCAGATGAAATTGAAAAAATGATGAAAAAGAAATCTATTTTAGATGAATTCATTTTACCAGATTTAGATAAATAA
- a CDS encoding VF530 family DNA-binding protein — translation MSEKQPNNPMHGIKLATIVEQLFKEYGWEELGDILNINAFKNNPTYKSSLKFLRTTPWAREKVEKFYEKNMLD, via the coding sequence ATGAGTGAAAAACAACCCAACAATCCAATGCATGGCATAAAATTGGCAACAATTGTAGAGCAACTTTTTAAAGAATATGGTTGGGAAGAATTAGGAGATATTTTAAATATAAACGCTTTTAAAAATAACCCAACTTATAAATCGAGTTTAAAATTTTTAAGAACCACACCTTGGGCAAGAGAAAAAGTAGAAAAATTTTACGAAAAAAATATGCTTGATTAA